The following proteins are co-located in the Eleginops maclovinus isolate JMC-PN-2008 ecotype Puerto Natales chromosome 1, JC_Emac_rtc_rv5, whole genome shotgun sequence genome:
- the si:dkeyp-110g5.4 gene encoding uncharacterized protein si:dkeyp-110g5.4: protein MDFFKKLEIYIPLEAEVKSIPLSSLPNYVLRRMGIPQSDTDPRPPPDPPEGIWINPAIVRRKGQKPTSHTGNGENMSSLMGKEIRGDPGPFEMSFVSANRTAYRVLKDSMPGKNISADRNLLPQGSAPQIYKDAVVIYHGQVYLSSRNHSRKRRPKVMHEPQPDSQSSISKGQNKRRSPQASLVPANKELHGKKLCSTLPQKSPKQLEEALTKTYNHSNVDQELLNDKKKKSTTCKVTQNKSKKRSDVSSSKTAHTVLQYSAIVDNLDNPSHGDSAADTGPSWLQPEYETQDLGNQESHSLQLDSNDNNMAGAEEQSSEFDLLAKEEQISLLQAKFKRLSKPGPSP, encoded by the exons atggatttctttaaaaaactggaAATCTACATCCCATTGGAAGCTGAGGTGAAAAGCATCCCTCTGTCAAGCTTACCAAACTACGTGCTGAGACGAATGGGCATCCCCCAGTCCGACACAGACCCCAGGCCACCTCCAGACCCTCCAGAAGGGATATGGATCAATCCAGCAATCGTACGGAGAAAAGGCCAGAAACCCACCTCCCACACAGGAAACGGTGAAAACATGTCCTCCCTGATGGGCAAAGAGATCCGGGGTGATCCGGGTCCCTTCGAAATGTCCTTTGTCTCTGCCAACCGCACAGCTTACCGGGTGCTGAAGGACAGCATGCCTGGGAAGAACATCTCCGCAGATCGCAACCTCTTACCCCAGGGCTCAGCACCGCAGATCTACAAGGATGCTGTGGTCATTTACCACGGACAGGTTTACCTCTCCAGCAGGAATCACAGTCGAAAACGGAGACCTAAAGTGATGCATGAACCACAGCCAGACTCCCAGTCTTCCATTTCTAAAGGACAAAACAAG CGCCGGTCTCCCCAGGCTTCTCTTGTACCAGCAAATAAAGAACTACATGGAAAGAAATTGTGTTCCACTCTGCCccaaaaatccccaaaacagCTGGAAGAGGCTCTCACAAAAACATATAATCATTCTAACGTGGACCAG GAGCTGCTCaatgacaagaagaagaaaagcacCACATGTAAGGTAACGCAGAATAAAAGCAAGAAGAGGAGTGATGTATCTTCATCCAAAACTGCACACACTGTCCTTCAGTACTCTGCCATTGTGGACAATTTGGACAACCCTTCTCATGGGGACAGTGCAGCAGACACAGGGCCATCCTGGCTTCAGCCTGAATATGAGACACAGGACCTGGGCAATCAGGAATCCCACAGTTTACAGTTGGACAGCAACGATAACAACATGGCTGGTGCTGAAGAGCAAAGCAGCGAGTTTGATCTGTTGGCTAAAGAGGAACAgatctctctgctgcaggctAAATTCAAACGGCTTTCAAAACCAGGGCCCTCCCCTTAA
- the igf3 gene encoding insulin-like growth factor 3 isoform X2, translating to MHSSSCSSPTAHTLKVLCVRMCICLAGLPLASEAGRLRCGSDLLKDLMFVCGDRGIYLGRGTWSGYGGRPRGKGIVEQCCRSPGCGLQYLETYCAKPKSQQATTAPPAPTTTIPASTTAIPAPTTAIPATATEHLSTPQTDMAQQFQALFQRRISEHLGAPDRATKKKTVPSSQRKSKGVSSHRRKKTRSSTSRPLTTPGSPPPTTTASKS from the exons ATGCACTCCTCAAGCTGCTCCTCtcccacagcacacacactgaag gtGTTGTGTGTTCGGATGTGTATCTGTCTGGCGGGCCTGCCACTGGCCTCAGAGGCAGGCAGACTGCGCTGTGGTTCTGATCTGCTCAAAGACCTGATGTTTGTCTGCGGGGATCGTGGAATCTATTTAG gtagAGGAACATGGTCCGGTTATGGAGGTCGGCCCAGGGGGAAGGGGATCGTGGAGCAGTGCTGCCGCTCGCCTGGCTGTGGACTCCAATATCTGGAGACATACTGTGCCAAACCAAAGAGCCAGCAGGCCACCACAGCTCCCCCTGCCCCCACTACAACCATCCCTGCCTCCACCACTGCCATCCCTGCCCCCACCACAGCCATCCCTGCCACCGCTACAGAACATCTGTCCACCCCGCAGACAGATATG GCTCAGCAGTTCCAGGCATTGTTTCAGAGGAGAATCTCTGAGCACCTAGGGGCCCCCGACAgggcaacaaagaaaaaaactgtgCCTTCCTCTCAACGGAAAAGCAAAGGTGTATCATCacacaggaggaagaagaccaGGAGTTCAACCAGCAGGCCTTTGACGACCCCCGGGAGCCCACCTCCAACAACTACGGCTTCAAAATCATGA
- the igf3 gene encoding insulin-like growth factor 3 isoform X1, translating into MLCYRLCVEVFKGFSPPQVLCVRMCICLAGLPLASEAGRLRCGSDLLKDLMFVCGDRGIYLGRGTWSGYGGRPRGKGIVEQCCRSPGCGLQYLETYCAKPKSQQATTAPPAPTTTIPASTTAIPAPTTAIPATATEHLSTPQTDMAQQFQALFQRRISEHLGAPDRATKKKTVPSSQRKSKGVSSHRRKKTRSSTSRPLTTPGSPPPTTTASKS; encoded by the exons ATGTTGTGTTATAGGCTTTGTGTCGAGGTGTTTAAAggtttttctcctcctcaggtGTTGTGTGTTCGGATGTGTATCTGTCTGGCGGGCCTGCCACTGGCCTCAGAGGCAGGCAGACTGCGCTGTGGTTCTGATCTGCTCAAAGACCTGATGTTTGTCTGCGGGGATCGTGGAATCTATTTAG gtagAGGAACATGGTCCGGTTATGGAGGTCGGCCCAGGGGGAAGGGGATCGTGGAGCAGTGCTGCCGCTCGCCTGGCTGTGGACTCCAATATCTGGAGACATACTGTGCCAAACCAAAGAGCCAGCAGGCCACCACAGCTCCCCCTGCCCCCACTACAACCATCCCTGCCTCCACCACTGCCATCCCTGCCCCCACCACAGCCATCCCTGCCACCGCTACAGAACATCTGTCCACCCCGCAGACAGATATG GCTCAGCAGTTCCAGGCATTGTTTCAGAGGAGAATCTCTGAGCACCTAGGGGCCCCCGACAgggcaacaaagaaaaaaactgtgCCTTCCTCTCAACGGAAAAGCAAAGGTGTATCATCacacaggaggaagaagaccaGGAGTTCAACCAGCAGGCCTTTGACGACCCCCGGGAGCCCACCTCCAACAACTACGGCTTCAAAATCATGA